In Miscanthus floridulus cultivar M001 chromosome 5, ASM1932011v1, whole genome shotgun sequence, one genomic interval encodes:
- the LOC136455496 gene encoding uncharacterized protein gives MLTKSNYHEWSLLMKVKLQARRLWEAVHIGGIDYDDNRRALEALRAAVPTELGASLANKATTKLAWESIVAARIGGDCVHRAMLQRLQGEWEGLAFHPGEQVEGFALRLTNLMEQMARNGDTGLTEERTVEKFLRCMPKRYAQIVNSIETLLDFEQLTVEDVTGRLKAVQDREQAPNSVQGAAGSKLLYMMEQWRAFDKKEEGSELQQDTREGVKGPSFPLSGSAGSAELHLDEPRAHAFLDKGAINDRIDGWYLDTSAKHHMIGRREFFSDLDSGVKGSIKFGDASAVEIKGVGLVIFKAKIGEHRLLTGVYYHHMETGWDRMWTWLGN, from the exons ATGCTCACAAAGTCGAACTACCACGAGTGGAGCCTGCTGATGAAGGTCAAGCTGCAGGCCCGGCGGCTGTGGGAGGCGGTTCACATCGGCGGCATCGACTACGACGACAATCGCCGGGCGCTAGAGGCATTGCGCGCCGCCGTCCCCACCGAGCTCGGCGCCTCCCTCGCCAACAAGGCTACGACAAAGCTGGCGTGGGAATCGATCGTCGCGGCACGCATCGGCGGAGATTGTGTGCACCGGGCGATGTTGCAGCGCCTCCAAGGGGAGTGGGAAGGCCTCGCCTTTCATCCTGGTGAGCAAGTCGAGGGCTTTGCCCTTCGTCTTACCAATCTGATGGAGCAGATGGCGCGCAACGGCGACACCGGCCTCACGGAGGAGCGCACGGTGGAGAAATTCCTTCGTTGCATGCCGAAGAGATATGCGCAGATTGTCAATTCGATCGAGACGCTCCTTGACTTTGAGCAGCTCACCGTCGAGGACGTCACTGGGAGGCTCAAGGCGGTGCAAGACCGCGAGCAGGCGCCGAACTCCGTGCAGGGTGCCGCCGGAAGCAAGCTGCTGTACATGATGGAGCAGTGGCGCGCCTTCGATAAGAAGGAGGAAGGATCCG AGCTGCAGCAAGACACACGGGAAGGGGTAAAAGGTCCAAGCTTTCCCCTTTCCGGGTCGgctggctccgccgagctccaccTCGATGAACCACGTGCCCACGCCTTCCTCGACAAAGGTGCCATCAATGACAGGATCGATGGCTGGTACCTTGACACCAGTGCGAAGCACCACATGATTGGTCGACGTGAGTTCTTCTCTGACCTGGACTCTGGCGTGAAGGGCTCCATCAAGTTTGGTGATGCCTCCGCCGttgagatcaagggcgtcggcttgGTCATCTTCAAGGCCAAGATAGGGGAGCACCGTCTTCTCACCGGGGTGTACTACCATCATATGGAGACCGGGTGGGACCGTatgtggacttggttaggcaactga